Proteins from a single region of Palaemon carinicauda isolate YSFRI2023 chromosome 1, ASM3689809v2, whole genome shotgun sequence:
- the LOC137641462 gene encoding galactosylceramide sulfotransferase-like, which yields MYAVRRLRVVALCLVIVSPLILLLYNPKTVLELHPVNSIRFSVFPSGEIFGLGKNGSQCLPHEHVMFLKTHKCASTTVQNVLMRYGFKHNLTFALPRNGNGFGMPELFQAEMIPKKLLPPSGKIDIFPIHSRLNVPEHSKILHEDSRWVTIVRDPSRQYESLFIYYKLRESYGLNLTQFRDMPIEKLDALPRKDGIFGKNQMLFDLGYPDNMSVSQLRSALDRLDKLFDLVMISEFMDESLILLRHLLCWSLDDVVSFTMNARREEAKPPLDPELLSALRELNSADVLLYDHFLSKHRKAVLEFGLSKMADEVEELRALQNKYYKDCGTREVEVYSGLVNVYFASNKQEQKCVMMTLPELPLVNAARRHQRALLESLKPSTIRPSSKSNKGLASNRHTTENIP from the exons ATGTACGCTGTACGTCGCTTGCGGGTCGTGGCCCTTTGCCTGGTGATCGTGTCTCCATTGATATTGTTGTTGTACAACCCAAAAACGGTATTGGAACTACATCCAGTTAATAGTATCAG GTTCAGCGTTTTCCCATCCGGTGAGATTTTCGGTCTAGGGAAAAATGGCAGCCAGTGTCTTCCTCACGAGCATGTTATGTTCCTCAAGACTCATAAGTGTGCTTCAACCACCGTCCAG AATGTCCTAATGCGATATGGCTTCAAGCACAACCTAACCTTTGCTCTCCCTCGGAATGGGAATGGCTTCGGAATGCCGGAATTGTTTCAA GCTGAGATGATCCCCAAAAAGCTGTTACCTCCCAGCGGTAAGATCGACATCTTTCCCATTCATTCGAGACTCAATGTCCCTGAACATTCCAAGATCCTTCACGAGGACTCGAGATGGGTGACGATTGTGAGGGACCCCTCGAGGCAGTACGAGAGCCTCTTTATCTATTATAAATTAAGGGAAAGCTACGGACTCAATCTGACGCAGTTCAGGGATATGCCCATTGAG aaattggACGCACTTCCAAGGAAGGACGGCATCTTTGGCAAGAACCAAATGCTATTTGATCTGGGTTATCCAGATAACATGTCAGTGTCTCAGTTGAGATCTGCTTTGGACCGTCTGGACAAACTCTTTGATCTGGTCATGATTTCGGAGTTCATGGATGAGTCGCTGATCCTTCTGAGGCACCTCCTCTGCTGGTCACTCGACGACGTCGTTTCTTTCACTATGAATGCCCGAAGGGAGGAAGCGAAGCCGCCCCTCGACCCAGAGCTCCTGAGTGCTCTCAGAGAACTCAACAGCGCCGACGTGTTACTCTACGACCATTTTTTGTCCAAACATAGAAAAGCCGTTTTGGAATTCGGACTGAGCAAGATGGCCGATGAAGTGGAGGAACTCCGCGCACTCCAAAACAAATATTATAAAGACTGTGGAACGCGTGAAGTGGAAGTGTACTCTGGTCTCGTTAATGTATATTTCGCTTCCAATAAACAAGAACAGAAGTGCGTCATGATGACGCTTCCAGAATTACCATTAGTGAACGCCGCCAGAAGACATCAGCGCGCTTTGCTGGAAAGTCTCAAACCTTCCACAATTAGACCCAGTTCAAAGTCTAATAAGGGTCTTGCATCAAACCGACATACAACAGAAAATATACCTTAA